Genomic window (Pseudothauera hydrothermalis):
GATCGGCATTCAGCCCGACATCCTGCTGTGCCGGGCAGATCGCTCCATTCCTGCCGATGAGCGGCGCAAAATCGCGCTGTTTTGCAATGTGATGCCGGAAGCGGTCATCGAGTGTCTGGATGCGGATTCGATCTACAAAATTCCGGGTCTGCTGCACGATCAGATGCTCGATGAGATCGTCTGCCACAAGCTGGGCATTTTGGCGCGCGCGGCCGATCTCAGCGTCTGGGAGCAGTTGATCTTCGCGCTGGAGAACCCGCAAAGCGAGGTCGACATCGCCTTTGTCGGAAAATATGTCGATCTCACCGAATCGTACAAATCTTTGATCGAGGCGCTCGGCCACGCCGGCATGCACACCCGTTCCAGGGTGAATATCCACTACATCGACTCCGAAGACATCGAACGCGAAGGCTGCGCGGTGCTGGAGAAAATGGACGCCATCCTGGTGCCCGGTGGCTTCGGCAAGCGTGGCACCGAAGGTAAGATTGCCGCGATCCGCTATGCGCGGGAGCATAAACTGCCCTACCTTGGAATCTGCCTGGGGATGCAGCTTGCCGTGGTGGAGTTTGCGCGCGATGTGGCCGGCATGGCAGGCGCGCATTCGACCGAATTTGAACCATCCACCCCGTATCCGGTGGTCGGCCTGATCACCGAGTGGCAGGACCGCAGCGGCAAGATCGAAAAGCGCAGCGAAAATTCCGACCTGGGCGGCACCATGCGGTTGGGCGGGCAAACCTGTTGCCTCAAAGAGGGTACGTTGGCGCGGGAAATTTATGGCGCGGCAGAAATCGTCGAGCGTCACCGCCACCGTTATGAAGTCAACAACACCCTGCTTGCCGAACTCGAACAAAAGGGGTTGGTGGTTTCCGGCCGGGCACCGGTTACCGATTTGTGCGAAATGGTGGAATTGCCGCGCCAGATGCATCCGTGGTTTGTCGGCTGCCAGTTCCATCCCGAATTCACCTCCAATCCGCGCAAAGGTCATCCGCTTTTTATCGCCTATGTCAAGGCGGCGCTGGCGCACAGGGCGGGTTGAGGAGTTTTGGCGATGAAGCTTTGCGGTTTCGAGGTGGGTCTGAACCGGCCGTTTTTTCTTATCGCCGGACCCTGCGTGGCCGAGTCCGAGCAGTTGTGCCTGGATGTCGCCGGCCAGATGAAGGAAATCTGCGCTGAACTGGGTATTGCGTACATCTTCAAGGCCTCTTACGACAAAGCCAATCGCAGCTCCGGCAAAAGCTTTCGCGGGCACGGCATGGCGGCCGGGTTGAAGATGCTCTCCGCAGTGAAGACCCAGCTCGGTCTGCCGGTGCTCACCGATGTGCATACCGTGGAAGAAGTCCCGGAGGTGGCCGCGGTGGTCGACGTGCTGCAAACCCCGGCCTTTTTGTGTCGCCAGACCGACTTCATCCATGCGGTGGCCGCGACGGGCAAACCGGTGAACATCAAAAAAGGCCAGTTTCTCGCCCCGGCCGATATGAAAAACGTGGTCGACAAGGCCAAAGAGGCCAACGGCGGCTCGGATACCATCATGGTCTGCGAGCGTGGTGTCTCCTTTGGCTATAACAACCTGGTCTCCGACATGCGTTCGCTGGCGATCATGCGTGAGACCGGCTGCCCGGTGGTGTTCGACGCCACCCATTCGGTGCAGCTGCCGGGCGGGCAGGGTACCGCTTCGGGCGGACAGCGCGAATTCGTGCCGGTGCTCGCGCGCGCTGCGGTAGCCGTGGGCGTGGCGGGCCTGTTCATGGAAACCCATCCCGACCCCGACAAGGCGCTCTCCGACGGCCCCAACGCCTGGCCACTGCCGAAGATGAAAGCGCTGCTCGCTGTGCTGCGCGATATCGATCGGCTGGTCAAGGCTGGCGGGTTGACCGAACTGCAGCCATGAGCAAAGCGCCCGCGAGCAGTGTTTGATTCACCCCGTTTTCAATTGATACAGGAAAGACCATGAGTGCAATCGTTGATGTGATCGCCCGCGAGATTCTGGATTCCCGCGGCAATCCCACGGTCGAAGCCGACGTGCTGCTGGAATCCGGCGTGATGGGCCGTGCCGCGGTGCCGTCGGGTGCCTCCACCGGCTCGCGCGAAGCCATCGAGCTGCGCGACGGCGATGCCAGCCGCTACCTGGGCAAGGGCGTGCTGCGTGCGGTGGAGAACGTAAACACCGAGATCTCCGAAGCCATCATTGGCCTGGATGCCGAGGAGCAGGCTTTCATCGACCGCACCCTGATCGAGCTGGACGGCACCGAAAACAAATCCCGCCTGGGCGCCAACGCCATGCTGGCGGTGTCGATGGCGGTGGCCAAGGCCGCTGCCGAGGAAGCCGGTCTGCCGCTGTACCGCTACTTCGGCGGCTCCGGCCCGATGACCATGCCGGTGCCGATGATGAACGTCATCAATGGCGGCGCGCACGCCAACAACAGCCTGGACATTCAGGAATGCATGATCATGCCGGTGTCCATGACCAGTTTCCGCGAAGCGCTGCGTTGTGGCGCCGAGGTTTTCCATCATCTGAAAAAACTCACCGACAAAAAAGGCTACCCCACCACGGTGGGGGATGAGGGCGGCTTTGCGCCCAACGTGTCCGGCACCGAAGAGGCGTTGAACATGATCCAGGACGCCATCGCCGCCGCCGGTTATGAGCCCGGCCGCGACGTGTTGCTGGCGCTCGATTGCGCTTCCAGCGAGTTCTACAAGAACGGCAGATACGAGCTGGCGGGCGAGGGGCTGAGCCTGACTGCCGAAGGCTTTGCCGATTATTTGGCGACCTTGGCCGACAAGTTCCCCATCGTCTCCATCGAAGATGGCATGGCTGAAGGCGACTGGGCGGGGTGGAAGACGCTGACCGAACGTCTAGGCAAAAAGGTGCAGTTGGTGGGCGATGATCTATTCGTGACCAATACCAAGATCTTGGAGCAGGGCATCGAACAGGGCATTGCCAACGCCATCCTGATCAAAATCAATCAGATCGGTACCCTGTCCGAGACCTTCGCCGCGGTCGAGATGGCCAAGCGCGCCGGCTATGCATCGGTGATTTCGCACCGCTCGGGCGAAACCGATGACGCCACCATCGCCGACATCGCGGTTGGCTTGAACGCCATGCAGATCAAAACCGGTTCGCTCTCCCGCTCGGATCGCATCTCGAAATACAACCAACTGTTGCGGATCGAAGAAGACCTGGGCGATACCGCTAGTTACCCTGGCCGCCGGGCGTTCTTCAACCTGCGGGTACGCTGAGTTAACGAGGTTAACAAGGCGGGCTGCGGCGGTTTTAAAGTTGCAAAGGGCCGCTGGCGGCTTAGATTGATGGAAGGCTGGCGGAGGAGTCCGTCGGCCTTTCGTGCATTGGAATGCGAATACGCCTGATGCGTTGGCCGGTCATTATCCTTACATTGCTGTTGCTGGCGCTGCAGTACCCGCTTTGGCTCGGTAAGGGGGGGTGGTTGCGGGTATCGGAGGTGAATGCGCAGTTACAGGCGCAGCGGGCGGTCAACCATGGCTTGGAGCAACGCAACGGCGCCCTCGCGGCCGAGGTTCAGGATCTGAAATCCGGCAACGAGGCGGTCGAAGAGCGTGCCCGTTATGAATTGGGGCTGACCCGGCCAGGCGAAATCTATGTGCACGTGCCCAAGGCAGCCACCGCCGACCGCGCGGCCGGTGCCACGCCGCCTGCAAACCGGTGAGCGCAACGCCCGGGTGGCGAGGGCGGGGGACGTGCGCCAGGTCTTTTTTACAGTAGCGCGGTAATGAGCTCGCGCTGTTCGAGTTCGTTTTCGAAGGCAGCCAGCTCAGGCCCCAGCGCGTCCCGCGCAGACACCATGCCCACCGGGCGGCCGTTTTCGACCACTGGTACATGGCGAAAACCGCCGTCGTACATCAGGTGTAGGGCATGGCCAAGGGGGCGTTCGGGCGAAATAGTGGTGGGCTGAGCGGTCATCACCGCCTCCAGCAAGGTGGCGTCCGGGTCCAGTCCAACCGCCAGCACCCGGGCCAGTGCATCGCGTTCGGTAAAAATGCCGGTCAGACGGCCATCCTGGTCGACCACCATCACCGCGCCGACCCGATGATCCACCATCTGACGGCAGGCTTGCCGCACCGTGACTGAGGCAGGGGCGGTCAGGATGCGTTGGTTGCGAATGATTTGACTGATCTTTCGTGTGGGCATGGGGCGCTCCTCCTGGTTTCAATGCGCTGGTGTGCTTGCCTATTGCAGCGTAGGCGTGAGCGTCGCCCGACGCAAGGTCGAATCCTGCAGCGATCAGTCACCGGCCAGCAGGCTGCGGGCGCCGTCGATGCGGGGGGCGAAGTAGGGGTGATCGAGCCGTTGAATGTGCACACGGCCGCGGCTGGAGGGCGCGTGGATGAAGCGCCCGTCGCCGATATAGACGCCCATGTGCGAGTGTGGGCGTCCGAGCGTGTTGAAAAACACCAGGTCGCCGGGCTCAAGTTGGGCAAGTGCGATCGGCCGCGTCCGCGCGGCAATCTGCGCGGCATTGTGCGGCAGGCGTAGCCCCGAGACCTGTTCGACGACGTAGCTCACCATGCCGCTGCAGTCCAGACCAGCCTCGGGGTTGCGGCCGCCAAAGCGGTAACCGGTATTCAGCAGGCCGAGTGCGTACAGCACGATTTCCTGGCGCTGCATCGGATGGGCGAGTGCAAAGTAATCGGCCGCTTTGCTGGCCGGCGGGGCCGGGGCGCGGACTGCGGACGGCGGTGTGGTTCCGCAGGCTGCCAGCATCAGCGCGGCAAACAGCGGTGGAAGTCGACGGAGGTGGAAAGAAACACGGCGCATCGGCTCAACCTTACCGATGCGCGCATTGTGCGTCTACCCGGTTGTAGCGCGCGGCCGTGTTTCGCCGTGCTCAGTCGAGTAATTCGATGGTGCCGCTGACCGTTACCGCAATTTCGCTTTCGCCGGCCTGCAACGGTGCCGCATCGGCCTCGGCAGCCATCAGCGCAGCGCGCATACGCGGCATCGGTTGCGGATGCGCGCCGGGCGCGCCGACGCTCAAGTGGCGGATACGGTAGGGTTTGCCAAGGGCGGCGGCCATCAACGAGGCGCGTTGCTCAAAGGCACGTATTGCGTCCACTGTGGCCTCATCCAGCGCTTTGCGGCGGGTTTCTGGGGCAGGTTGCATGTCGATCTGCGACACCGCCATGGTGGTTTGCAACTTGCCCAATAATCCGGACAGGGCGGCGATATCGCGACTTTCCAGGCGTAGTTCGGAACGCATCCGCCAAGCTTCGATCTGGCGGCCGTTTTTGCCATATACCGGCCAAGTATGCGTGTTGGCAGACTGTGTCTTGATCTGCTCATAACGGTTGGCAGCCTCGAGCGCGGCGGTCATGACTTTGTTGACTTCGCGGGCGACCGCCGCCGGGTTGGCGTCGGTGATTTCGATATAGGCGGTGGCAAGCGCCAGATCGTTGGGCGCGGTACGCTGCGCCTCGGCGTTCAAATCGATGGTGATGGGATGCGGGGAATGGGCTTGTTGTGCATGGGCCTGGCCGGCCATTAACGCGCCGCAGACAAGCAGCACGGTGAGGTAACGGGTAGCGGCATTCATAGCGGCGATTGCGGACGGGGACGAGCTGCCAGCTTATACCCGATGCCTGCGCAAAAAGCGCTTTACGTTTGTAAGGCGCTGTGAAGACGCGGCTCAGCGGCCGTTGAACGGATCGATATGACGAAGTTTTGCGGCATACAGCCGGGCGTTGTCCACATAATGGGCGGCGTTGGCTTTGAGGTTGGCGATGTCCTGGTCGGTCAGTTCGCGGATGATGCGCCCGGGCGAGCCGACCACCAAGGAGCGGTCGGGGATCACCTTGCCTTCCGGAATCAAGGCATTGGCGCCGATGATGCAGTTTTTGCCGATCACCGCATGGTTGAGTACCACCGCATTGATGCCGATCAGGCTGCCGTCTCCCACGGTGCAGCCGTGCAGCATCACCATGTGGCCAATGGTCACGCCTGCGCCAATCTGTAGCGGCACGCCCTGGTCATTGTGCAGAATGGAGCCGTCCTGAATGTTGGTGTCGTCGCCGATGGTGATCGGGTCGTTGTCGCCGCGAATCACCACGTTGTACCAGATGCTGACGTTACGCCCTGCATTCACCTGGCCGATTACCGTGGCATTGTCCGCGATCCAGCAGCCCTCGCCGAAGCGCGGAACTTTGTCGCCCAGTGCGTAAATTGCCATGACCTGAGTCTCTCTGTTCTGAGGTGCGGCCAGCGGGTCGCCGGCTGAAAGGGGCGCAATCATAGCAAGTGCTGCGCGGTGTGGAAACTTGCCGTTACGTCAAAAGGCGCCTTTGTATCAAACACTTCCGGTGTACGGTCGGCGCCGGTGGTAGCATCGCGCCATTCCCGCTGCGCGCAAGACCTCGATGCTCAGTTACCGCCACGCCTTTCACGCCGGCAATCACGCCGACGTGCTCAAACACTTTTTGCTGGTCGAACTGCTCGACTACCTGAATCGAAAAGACAAACCCTGGTGTTACATCGACACCCATGCCGGTGCCGGGTGCTACACGCTCGATGGCGAGCACGCGGCCAAGACCGCCGAGCACGCCGCAGGCATCGGGCGCTTGTGGCAGCGCGACGACCTGCCCGAGGCGCTGCGGCCATACTTGGAAGCGGTGCGCCAGTTCAATCCACACGGCGGGCTGACTTTTTACCCCGGATCGCCAGCGCTGGCGATGACCCGGGTACGCGCCCAGGACCGAATGCATTTGTTCGAGCTGCATCCTGTCGATGCGGCGCTACTGCAAAAGACCTTCGTCGGCGAGCCGGCGCGGGTCGCGGTGCGCAAGGCCGATGGCTTTTCCGCGCTGCGCGCGCTGCTGCCGCCGCCGAGCCGGCGGGCACTGGTGCTGATCGATCCGCCTTATGAGGTCAAGGACGACTATCGTCGCACCGTCGAAGCCCTGGCCGAGGCAATGCGCCGGTTTCCGACCGGCTGCTTTGCGGTGTGGTACCCGATGCTGGCCCGTCCCGAGGCGCGGCAACTGCCCGAGCGGCTGGCCGCACTGGGCGCCGACAGTTGGTTGGACGTGCGCCTGATGGTGCGCAAGCCGCCGCGCGACGGCTTGGGTCTTTTCGGCAGCGGCATGTTCGTGGTCAACCCTCCCTGGATACTGCCCGAACGTTTGGAGGCGGTCATGCCCTGGTTGGTCGCCCACCTGGCCGAAGACGATGGCGCGGGTTTCGATTTGGAGCATCGCATCGAATGAGTACGCCCGATTGTTTGGAGACACTGCGCGACGCGCTGCGCGATTTCGCCGCGGCGCGCGACTGGGCGCCCTTTCACACCCCGAAAAATCTGGCCATGGCCCTGGCTGGCGAGGCGGGCGAGGTGATCGAGCATTTCCAGTGGCTGACACCCGAGCAGTCGGCCGCGCTGTCTGCCCAGACCCGTGAGGC
Coding sequences:
- a CDS encoding CTP synthase; the encoded protein is MTKYVFVTGGVVSSLGKGIAAASLGAILESRGIKVTHLKLDPYINVDPGTMSPFQHGEVFVTEDGAETDLDLGHYERFTSAKMSKRNNFTTGQIYESVLKKERRGEYLGKTVQVIPHITDEIKHFIKRGAEGADVAIVEVGGTVGDIESLPFLEAIRQMGIEEGRNATCFIHLTLLPYIPTAGELKTKPTQHSVKELREIGIQPDILLCRADRSIPADERRKIALFCNVMPEAVIECLDADSIYKIPGLLHDQMLDEIVCHKLGILARAADLSVWEQLIFALENPQSEVDIAFVGKYVDLTESYKSLIEALGHAGMHTRSRVNIHYIDSEDIEREGCAVLEKMDAILVPGGFGKRGTEGKIAAIRYAREHKLPYLGICLGMQLAVVEFARDVAGMAGAHSTEFEPSTPYPVVGLITEWQDRSGKIEKRSENSDLGGTMRLGGQTCCLKEGTLAREIYGAAEIVERHRHRYEVNNTLLAELEQKGLVVSGRAPVTDLCEMVELPRQMHPWFVGCQFHPEFTSNPRKGHPLFIAYVKAALAHRAG
- the kdsA gene encoding 3-deoxy-8-phosphooctulonate synthase produces the protein MKLCGFEVGLNRPFFLIAGPCVAESEQLCLDVAGQMKEICAELGIAYIFKASYDKANRSSGKSFRGHGMAAGLKMLSAVKTQLGLPVLTDVHTVEEVPEVAAVVDVLQTPAFLCRQTDFIHAVAATGKPVNIKKGQFLAPADMKNVVDKAKEANGGSDTIMVCERGVSFGYNNLVSDMRSLAIMRETGCPVVFDATHSVQLPGGQGTASGGQREFVPVLARAAVAVGVAGLFMETHPDPDKALSDGPNAWPLPKMKALLAVLRDIDRLVKAGGLTELQP
- the eno gene encoding phosphopyruvate hydratase, with protein sequence MSAIVDVIAREILDSRGNPTVEADVLLESGVMGRAAVPSGASTGSREAIELRDGDASRYLGKGVLRAVENVNTEISEAIIGLDAEEQAFIDRTLIELDGTENKSRLGANAMLAVSMAVAKAAAEEAGLPLYRYFGGSGPMTMPVPMMNVINGGAHANNSLDIQECMIMPVSMTSFREALRCGAEVFHHLKKLTDKKGYPTTVGDEGGFAPNVSGTEEALNMIQDAIAAAGYEPGRDVLLALDCASSEFYKNGRYELAGEGLSLTAEGFADYLATLADKFPIVSIEDGMAEGDWAGWKTLTERLGKKVQLVGDDLFVTNTKILEQGIEQGIANAILIKINQIGTLSETFAAVEMAKRAGYASVISHRSGETDDATIADIAVGLNAMQIKTGSLSRSDRISKYNQLLRIEEDLGDTASYPGRRAFFNLRVR
- the ftsB gene encoding cell division protein FtsB; amino-acid sequence: MRWPVIILTLLLLALQYPLWLGKGGWLRVSEVNAQLQAQRAVNHGLEQRNGALAAEVQDLKSGNEAVEERARYELGLTRPGEIYVHVPKAATADRAAGATPPANR
- a CDS encoding cyclic nucleotide-binding/CBS domain-containing protein; translation: MPTRKISQIIRNQRILTAPASVTVRQACRQMVDHRVGAVMVVDQDGRLTGIFTERDALARVLAVGLDPDATLLEAVMTAQPTTISPERPLGHALHLMYDGGFRHVPVVENGRPVGMVSARDALGPELAAFENELEQRELITALL
- a CDS encoding C40 family peptidase translates to MRRVSFHLRRLPPLFAALMLAACGTTPPSAVRAPAPPASKAADYFALAHPMQRQEIVLYALGLLNTGYRFGGRNPEAGLDCSGMVSYVVEQVSGLRLPHNAAQIAARTRPIALAQLEPGDLVFFNTLGRPHSHMGVYIGDGRFIHAPSSRGRVHIQRLDHPYFAPRIDGARSLLAGD
- a CDS encoding SIMPL domain-containing protein (The SIMPL domain is named for its presence in mouse protein SIMPL (signalling molecule that associates with mouse pelle-like kinase). Bacterial member BP26, from Brucella, was shown to assemble into a channel-like structure, while YggE from E. coli has been associated with resistance to oxidative stress.); the encoded protein is MNAATRYLTVLLVCGALMAGQAHAQQAHSPHPITIDLNAEAQRTAPNDLALATAYIEITDANPAAVAREVNKVMTAALEAANRYEQIKTQSANTHTWPVYGKNGRQIEAWRMRSELRLESRDIAALSGLLGKLQTTMAVSQIDMQPAPETRRKALDEATVDAIRAFEQRASLMAAALGKPYRIRHLSVGAPGAHPQPMPRMRAALMAAEADAAPLQAGESEIAVTVSGTIELLD
- a CDS encoding gamma carbonic anhydrase family protein — its product is MAIYALGDKVPRFGEGCWIADNATVIGQVNAGRNVSIWYNVVIRGDNDPITIGDDTNIQDGSILHNDQGVPLQIGAGVTIGHMVMLHGCTVGDGSLIGINAVVLNHAVIGKNCIIGANALIPEGKVIPDRSLVVGSPGRIIRELTDQDIANLKANAAHYVDNARLYAAKLRHIDPFNGR
- a CDS encoding 23S rRNA (adenine(2030)-N(6))-methyltransferase RlmJ; the protein is MLSYRHAFHAGNHADVLKHFLLVELLDYLNRKDKPWCYIDTHAGAGCYTLDGEHAAKTAEHAAGIGRLWQRDDLPEALRPYLEAVRQFNPHGGLTFYPGSPALAMTRVRAQDRMHLFELHPVDAALLQKTFVGEPARVAVRKADGFSALRALLPPPSRRALVLIDPPYEVKDDYRRTVEALAEAMRRFPTGCFAVWYPMLARPEARQLPERLAALGADSWLDVRLMVRKPPRDGLGLFGSGMFVVNPPWILPERLEAVMPWLVAHLAEDDGAGFDLEHRIE
- a CDS encoding nucleotide pyrophosphohydrolase; this encodes MSTPDCLETLRDALRDFAAARDWAPFHTPKNLAMALAGEAGEVIEHFQWLTPEQSAALSAQTREAVALELADVLLYLVRLADVLDIDLAQAAQRKLAINEQRYPVEAARGRADNYDRLQQ